The Mycobacterium sp. EPa45 genomic interval ACGCCAGCGGCGCCAAGTCCAGCTTCCGCGTCGGCGACGCTCTGGTGGCCACCGCGGACAACGCCACCCATCAGATGACCGTCACCCGCAACGGCAAGCTCGAGCAGACTTTCCCGATGTCGATGGGTAAGCCCGGTCACGACACCCCGAACGGCACCTATTACGTGCTGGAGAAGTTCCCGGACATCGTGATGGACTCGGCCACCTATGGCGTGCCGAGCACCTCACCGGACGGCTACAAGGTTCACGTCAAGCTTGCGGTCCGGATCGACAACCAGGGCAACTTCGTGCACAGCGCGCCGTGGTCGGTCGGCGACCAGGGCAAGCGCAACGTCAGCCACGGCTGCATCAACCTCAGCCAGGCGAATGCGCAATGGTTCTACGACAACTTCGGCAGCGGTGACCCGATCATCGTGAAGAACTCCGTCGGCACGTACAACAAGCCCGACGGCGCTGACGACTGGCAGTGGCAGCTGTCTTAGCCATATCGAGCCGGTCGCGGCTCAAAGGTTAAGCACAGCAACGGCCCTCACAATGGGGTCCGTGCCGCCAACCACGTCGCCGACGCCGTCGCCTGCGCCAGCAGCACCCCTGCCGCAGCTGCCGGCGCCGGACATGCACCAGTACGCCCACGGAGTCTCCCTGCTGGGCGGCTGGTTGCCACTGACCATCGAAATCGTCGCCGCCATCACGCTGCTCGTCGCCATGGGATGGCGGCGGACCCGGCGCTGGTGGATGGTGTGGTTGCCGGTCTGCGTCGTGATCGGCGTGGTCGGCGCGCTGGCCGCGCGCACCTACGTCAACTCCGAAGGCCTGGCCTCGGACCCGGCGCCCTTCTATTTGTGGGTCTGGATAGGGGTTTTCGCCGCCGGAGTCGCGGTGGCGGTGCTGGGCTGGCGGGGGAATTCCTGGTGGCGACGCGGTGTCGCGCTCCTTGCGATTCCGTTGACTCTGGCGACGGCGCTGCTCGCGCTCAACAAGTGGGTCGGCTACTACCCGAGCGTGCAGGCGGCATGGGGGGCGCTGACGGCCGGGCCGCTACCGAACCAGATCGATGCCGCCGACCTGGCCGGCCTGCGGAACACCATGCAGACCACCGGAAAGCTGGTCGAGGTGGACATCGGTTCCGAGGCAAGCGGATTCAAGCACCGCAGTGAATACGTCTACCTGCCGCCTGCCTGGTTCGCCGGACCCACTCCGCCGCGGCTGCCGGTGGTGATGATGGTCGCCGGTGAGTTCAACACCCCGGCGGACTGGATGCGCAGCGGCAATGTGATGCCCATCATCGACGGCTACGGGCAGAGCCACGGCGGCCAGGCGCCCATCTTCGTCTTCGTCGACTCCGGTGGCAGTTTCAACAACGACACCGAATGCGTCAACGGTCCCCGCGGGGACTCCGCCGACCATCTCACCAAGGACGTCCGGCCTTATGTCGTCGACCATTTCGGCGCTTCCGACCAGGCCGTCAACTGGGCGGTGGTCGGGTGGTCGATGGGCGGCACCTGCGCAGTCGACCTGACCGTGATGCATCCGGAGCTGTTCAGCACGTTCGAGGACATCGCCGGCGACCACGGGCCGACGGCCGGCACCAAGGACCAGACGATCGGCCGGCTCTACGGCGGCAACGCCGCGGCCTGGGGCCAGTTCGACCCGCGCACCGTCATGCTCAAACACGGTCCTTATCAAGGTGTCTCGGGCTGGTTCGAGGACACCGTCAAACCTGCGAACACCGCGTCGCCCTATGGCAATGGCGGTGGGCACCGGCCGCAATCCGATGCGCCAGCCGGGTTCGGCGGCCACGACGAGTTCCGTGACTCCGACGAGGCCGGCGCGGCTGACGATCTGTGCGCGACGGCGCAGACCGTCGGTATCTCCTGCTCGGTGCATCGCATCATCAGCTTCCACACCTGGCAGTTCGCCGAGCGGGCGTTCTCCGATGCACTGCCGTGGCTGGCTACCCAGATCAAGACACCCGGTGCGACGGACTCGCCGGCCTGATGCCCTTCGCAGGGTCGCTACGCTCCTGCCCTCCGCCTAACATTCCCGGGTCGCTACGCTCCTGCCCTACGCCTAACATTCCCGGGTCGCTTCGCTCCTGCCCTCCGGCTGGCGCCGACGGCTGCCGCGCCCAGGCAGGCCAGCGCAACGATCGTGGCGAACCACGGGAACACCTGCGCCAGTGGCCATTTGGTGGCAGCCCAGCCCGCCGCGATCGTCGGCAGCGCCATCGCGGTGTAGGCCAGCAGGTAGAACGCCGACATCGTCTCGCCGCGGCGATCGGACGGCACCACATCGGACAGGTGGCGCAGCGAACCGCCGAAGCCGAGTCCGAACGTCGCACCCAGCAGTGCGGCCGCGGCGAACACCAACGGCCAGCGGTGGGTGAGCAGCACCGGGATTGTGAGCAGCAGCGCGACGGCCATGCCGATATCGCCGATCACTGCGGATCGCCGGGCCGGGACCCGGGTGGCAACCAGCTGCGCCATGGCCGCGGCGAACGCCGTCACCCCGACCACCCCGCCACCGAACACCAGATTGTGGATGTGGGTCTGCTGTGCGGCCAGCGACGGGTACAGCGACAGCAGCACACCGAGGACCGACCAGGACGCCATCGCGCCCAGGGCGGCGAACCAGAAGTCGTCGCGGATCTGCGGCGGCACAGCGGGTTTGCTGATCCGGATGCGGCCACCGGTGCGGCCGGTGTGGGTCTCCCGCAGTGCGACCACACCGATGCCGACGATCGCGCACACCACCGCGACGACGGCGTAAGGGGTGCGCAGCGGATGCGCGACGTACTGCGCCAGCAGCGACGAGCCGACGATGGCCACCGTCATGCCGATGTTGAAGCTGACGCCGCTGAGCTGGCCGGAGCGCACGCCGTGCTGCGGTCGCAGATCGAGCAGCGCCGCGGCGGCGGCGACCACGATCGAGCCGACTGCCGCGCCGTGGATGGTGCGGGCCAGCAAGAGCATCTCGATGCTGTCGGCGATCAGAAAGATGCCCAGTCCGGCGATCAACGCGATCAGCGCGCCCAGCAGCACGGGCTTTCGGCCCACGACATCGGAGATCCGGCCGGACACCAGGACCGCGGCCAGCGCGGCGAACGCGTAGACCGCGAACACGATGGTGGTGGCCAGCGGCGAGAGGTGCCAGTTCGATTCGTAGATACCGTACAGCGGCGCGGGCAGGCCCGAGACGCCGAGCGCAACGCCGCTGAGCACGAGCAGCAGGGGGTACGCCCAGCGCTGGCCGGTGACGTGGCCGGCGGGTGCCTCGTGCACACAAGTCATGAGGACTCCCGGTAGTTTGATGGTCATCGAACCCATTCGAGCGTACGCTAGGTTTGATGTCGATCAAACTTCGCAGGCCGTGACGGCGGACACAGGAGACAACCGTGGTTGAGGTGGAGGCATTCCACGCCGATAGCTACCCCGTGCATCCGGTCGGCTCCGTGCACCAGGTGCTCGCCGCCCTACAAGACCCGGCGCGGCTGGAGATGATCCGGCGGCTGCGTAACGCGGGCGGCCCGCTGCAATGCAGTGCGCTCTACGACGGCATCAACAAGTCCACCGCAACCCACCACTTCAAGATCTTGCGCGAGGCCGGCCTGCTCGAGCGACTGGTCCTCGGCGGACTGACCCATCAGCGGCTGCGCACCGAAGAGGTCGACGAGGCGCTGCCGGGTCTGCTGGCTTCGGTGGTCGGTGGTGCCAACCGCGAAGCGGCTGTGCGCTGAGCTACCAGCTGCCTCGGTGAACCACCTCGTCGAATGGGCGGCGATTGGGCTTGCGGATGGGAACGAGCGGGCGATCGGCGGGATATCCCAGGCCGAGTAGATAGGCGACCAGGTAGCCCTCGGGCACACCCAGGATCGCCCGGGCTTTGTCCTGATCGCCGATCGCCGAGTGCCCGGTGCCGACGCCGAGATTGGTGGCGGCGATGGCCATCGCCATGGTGGCCTGCCCCAGGTCGTACTGGTCGACCAGCCTGGTCCGCTCATCCGGTGGCTCGGGTATGACCAGGCCGATCGCGGCCTGAGCCTTCGCGATATGGGTGGCGCCCACCCAAACCGTCGAAAGATCCTGCAGTACCGCTGGATCGGTGACGATGA includes:
- a CDS encoding alpha/beta hydrolase family protein, encoding MPPTTSPTPSPAPAAPLPQLPAPDMHQYAHGVSLLGGWLPLTIEIVAAITLLVAMGWRRTRRWWMVWLPVCVVIGVVGALAARTYVNSEGLASDPAPFYLWVWIGVFAAGVAVAVLGWRGNSWWRRGVALLAIPLTLATALLALNKWVGYYPSVQAAWGALTAGPLPNQIDAADLAGLRNTMQTTGKLVEVDIGSEASGFKHRSEYVYLPPAWFAGPTPPRLPVVMMVAGEFNTPADWMRSGNVMPIIDGYGQSHGGQAPIFVFVDSGGSFNNDTECVNGPRGDSADHLTKDVRPYVVDHFGASDQAVNWAVVGWSMGGTCAVDLTVMHPELFSTFEDIAGDHGPTAGTKDQTIGRLYGGNAAAWGQFDPRTVMLKHGPYQGVSGWFEDTVKPANTASPYGNGGGHRPQSDAPAGFGGHDEFRDSDEAGAADDLCATAQTVGISCSVHRIISFHTWQFAERAFSDALPWLATQIKTPGATDSPA
- a CDS encoding MFS transporter, producing the protein MTCVHEAPAGHVTGQRWAYPLLLVLSGVALGVSGLPAPLYGIYESNWHLSPLATTIVFAVYAFAALAAVLVSGRISDVVGRKPVLLGALIALIAGLGIFLIADSIEMLLLARTIHGAAVGSIVVAAAAALLDLRPQHGVRSGQLSGVSFNIGMTVAIVGSSLLAQYVAHPLRTPYAVVAVVCAIVGIGVVALRETHTGRTGGRIRISKPAVPPQIRDDFWFAALGAMASWSVLGVLLSLYPSLAAQQTHIHNLVFGGGVVGVTAFAAAMAQLVATRVPARRSAVIGDIGMAVALLLTIPVLLTHRWPLVFAAAALLGATFGLGFGGSLRHLSDVVPSDRRGETMSAFYLLAYTAMALPTIAAGWAATKWPLAQVFPWFATIVALACLGAAAVGASRRAGAKRPGNVRRRAGA
- a CDS encoding helix-turn-helix transcriptional regulator, whose translation is MEAFHADSYPVHPVGSVHQVLAALQDPARLEMIRRLRNAGGPLQCSALYDGINKSTATHHFKILREAGLLERLVLGGLTHQRLRTEEVDEALPGLLASVVGGANREAAVR
- a CDS encoding nitroreductase family protein; translated protein: MDAWDAIRARRNVRSYTSTPIPDDDVHQILEAGWRSPSARNNQHWDFVIVTDPAVLQDLSTVWVGATHIAKAQAAIGLVIPEPPDERTRLVDQYDLGQATMAMAIAATNLGVGTGHSAIGDQDKARAILGVPEGYLVAYLLGLGYPADRPLVPIRKPNRRPFDEVVHRGSW